A genomic stretch from Candidatus Kapaibacterium thiocyanatum includes:
- a CDS encoding aspartate 1-decarboxylase: protein MNRVMFKSKLHRARITQADLYYEGSLTIDEDLMEAADLIAYEKVSVVNINNGERFETYVIPGIRGNRDICLNGAAARKGHIGDEVIIISYTTMPDAEARAYHPTVVLVDKNNDIVSTSQSVEAYTSMGHH, encoded by the coding sequence ATGAACCGCGTCATGTTCAAGTCGAAGCTTCATCGTGCCCGCATCACGCAGGCGGATCTGTATTATGAAGGCAGCCTGACGATCGATGAAGATCTGATGGAAGCCGCTGATCTGATCGCCTACGAGAAGGTGTCGGTCGTCAACATCAACAACGGTGAACGGTTCGAAACCTACGTCATCCCCGGAATCCGCGGCAACCGCGACATCTGTCTCAACGGTGCGGCCGCGCGCAAGGGTCATATCGGTGACGAAGTCATCATCATCTCCTATACGACGATGCCCGATGCCGAGGCACGTGCCTACCATCCGACCGTCGTCCTCGTCGACAAGAACAACGACATCGTCTCCACATCGCAGAGCGTCGAGGCCTATACGTCCATGGGGCATCACTGA